ATTGCTGATTTATTGGTGGCATATTTAAAAGAAGAAAACGTCACAGGCGCATTAATTAATTTAGGTGGCAACGTGGTCGTTTTTGGCACAGCAAGACAACATGAAGATGGACTATGGCGCATTGGTGTGCAAGACCCTAGCAAAGATAGGAATCAAACGCGTCTGATTTTAAAGGTAACCAATCAATCCGTGGTTACTTCGGGAATTTATGAGCGTAGTCTAATCAAGGAAAATAAAAGATATCACCATATTATTGATCCAAAGACTGGCTATCCTGTCAAAACGGAGGTTCTTAGTTTAACCATTGTATCAAAAAAATCAGTAGACGGTGAGATTTGGACTACCCGCTTATTTGGGCTACCAACTGCTGAAATCATACGTACTTTAAACCGTACTTCAGGTATTGAAGGAATTATCATCACAACAGATGAGGTCATCTTATCTGATGGAATTAGAGATTTAATGTAGAGAAAGGATTTTTCAAATGTATAAATTTATCGGACTTGTGGGTACCAATTCCAAGGAATCAACAAATCGTGCATTGTTGG
The DNA window shown above is from Enterococcus montenegrensis and carries:
- a CDS encoding FAD:protein FMN transferase translates to MMGTVIDLLVDHQEAEKILDELEKRLKLYEKRFSANDPTSELMVLNHNAGIKKVVLQPELYELIKLGKENSLTSEQLNIAIGPLIQTWRIGFSDAKVPSDEVIKGLLAKTNPHNIQLDDQNQTAFLTEKGMLLDLGALAKGFIADLLVAYLKEENVTGALINLGGNVVVFGTARQHEDGLWRIGVQDPSKDRNQTRLILKVTNQSVVTSGIYERSLIKENKRYHHIIDPKTGYPVKTEVLSLTIVSKKSVDGEIWTTRLFGLPTAEIIRTLNRTSGIEGIIITTDEVILSDGIRDLM